A DNA window from Primulina tabacum isolate GXHZ01 chromosome 12, ASM2559414v2, whole genome shotgun sequence contains the following coding sequences:
- the LOC142521219 gene encoding uncharacterized protein LOC142521219, which yields MEAMVVKKNWFSNSLEHRKVISPEIKDNEVMIKVCAVGVNWGDIMDVVTSDDGLCPGLECSGIIEAVGRNVISWKIGQRVCAILEGGGYAEKVAVPAGFLLPLPDHINLADAAGLPFASCSIWLALFKMHDPKTLRRKTVLIREGTSGVGALAIQFAKYMGLRVLAATGRRDGFYICRGFGADICVNHKSERLCVGRPGGK from the exons ATGGAAGCGATGGTAGTTAAAAAAAACTGGTTTTCGAATAGTTTGGAGCACCGAAAGGTTATATCACCTGAAATCAAGGACAATGAAGTAATGATCAAGGTGTGCGCCGTTGGGGTCAATTGGGGTGATATAATGGACGTGGTTACAAGTGATGATGGTCTCTGCCCAGGCCTTGAATGCTCTGGAATAATTGAAGCAGTTGGAAGAAATGTCATCAGTTGGAAAATTGGACAAAGG GTCTGTGCCATTCTTGAAGGAGGAGGGTATGCTGAAAAAGTGGCTGTGCCGGCAGGCTTTCTTCTTCCGTTGCCTGATCATATTAATTTAGCTGATGCTGCAGGCTTACCTTTTGCATCATGTAGCATATGGTTAGCTTTATTCAAAATGCATGATCCCAAGACACTTCGACGTAAAACAGTACTG ATTCGTGAAGGCACCAGCGGGGTCGGCGCATTGGCAATACAATTTGCAAAGTACATGGGCTTAAGAGTTCTTGCCGCGACAG GACGTAGAGATGGGTTTTATATCTGTCGTGGTTTTGGCGCTGACATTTGTGTTAATCACAAGTCAGAGAGACTTTGTGTGGGACGTCCGGGTGGAAAATGA